In a single window of the Flavobacterium sp. W4I14 genome:
- a CDS encoding putative membrane protein YwzB (product_source=COG4836; cath_funfam=1.20.1250.20; cleavage_site_network=SignalP-noTM; cog=COG4836; superfamily=53335), producing MRLKFFIMILLLSFNVKAQDKLANFDAILLSRFISSNVIHEKIKDSTAVYTFSLKIEIEKKKGVQLVKTKINNPTISLALNSLEALSNYNYDAYLKNGKAKILMRFYLIVLSSDYSSKFVDIYKIPEIVKYFFEKGDDAFIDVGAYGIMIDKKVYN from the coding sequence ATGCGATTAAAATTTTTCATAATGATACTACTATTAAGCTTTAATGTTAAGGCTCAAGATAAATTGGCAAACTTTGATGCAATCCTTTTATCCAGATTTATTTCTAGTAATGTAATTCATGAAAAGATAAAGGATTCTACGGCGGTTTATACTTTCAGCCTAAAAATTGAGATTGAGAAAAAGAAAGGAGTTCAATTAGTTAAAACTAAGATTAACAATCCCACAATATCTCTTGCCTTAAATAGCCTTGAGGCTTTGAGTAATTATAATTATGATGCTTATTTAAAAAATGGAAAAGCTAAAATTTTAATGCGATTTTACTTAATTGTTTTAAGTTCTGATTATAGTTCTAAGTTTGTGGATATATATAAAATACCTGAAATAGTAAAATACTTCTTTGAAAAAGGGGATGATGCTTTTATAGATGTAGGAGCTTATGGAATAATGATTGATAAGAAAGTTTATAATTAA
- a CDS encoding hypothetical protein (product_source=Hypo-rule applied; cath_funfam=3.30.1490.120; superfamily=57247; transmembrane_helix_parts=Inside_1_6,TMhelix_7_26,Outside_27_501): MKKNYAILKEYSLALALLISTIFILHSCKKDYGKADEQSIEKLSSWYQSEIKVSKSSSFSKLSPQWDNIDVIERSDQKIYEIGLNNPEKLILMSAETNPSNLEQEEKKHNLRLLIFENKQTGKILYACYMSVVNADVQNPTEIHYKNVGTLTGTISFYTLGGTFANGWQYAKGKLEKMISASTKLQYEAMMQKNGPGAKGKVMDNGRPPYCLTRAAPRYRIGCVGVSGYERCSNLFDGWDYTDICSYFDHDDGLTPTGGGSGGSGGDYYPPIKDCAEVENGSAYFDPNCGCIGGTTGITACKDIMNKTTDSCISKTVKAALDANKDIIGMIGGIISLFDASKTVTLNIYDGTTDHGTPGQYKGGSFVNNVFQANITLQTSYFKNSSKESVISTLIHESVHAYIHTSGSKVLEGDHEEISKKYIEPMAAYLQSYFGMNIKDAYSMAWSGVADSKAYIDAKGTDTFKMSDGNTITKDEIDNLALPYKENGNDPQFKKGTPICN, encoded by the coding sequence ATGAAAAAAAACTATGCCATTCTAAAGGAGTATTCTCTTGCTTTAGCACTTTTAATTAGCACAATATTTATTCTCCATTCTTGTAAAAAGGATTACGGCAAAGCCGATGAGCAATCTATCGAAAAACTTTCTAGCTGGTACCAAAGTGAAATAAAAGTATCTAAAAGCAGTTCTTTCAGTAAACTGAGTCCTCAATGGGATAATATTGACGTTATTGAACGATCAGACCAAAAGATTTATGAAATTGGCTTAAACAATCCTGAAAAGCTGATCTTGATGAGCGCCGAAACAAATCCATCTAATTTGGAGCAGGAAGAAAAGAAACATAATCTCCGATTATTAATATTTGAAAATAAGCAAACTGGTAAGATATTGTATGCTTGTTATATGTCGGTAGTAAATGCCGATGTGCAAAACCCCACAGAAATACATTACAAAAATGTGGGTACACTTACCGGAACAATTTCTTTTTACACTTTAGGGGGGACATTTGCCAATGGATGGCAGTATGCAAAAGGTAAACTGGAAAAGATGATAAGTGCATCAACTAAGTTGCAATACGAAGCCATGATGCAGAAAAATGGCCCTGGTGCTAAAGGGAAGGTTATGGATAATGGCCGACCGCCATATTGTTTAACCAGGGCCGCACCACGTTACCGTATAGGCTGTGTTGGGGTATCAGGTTATGAGCGTTGTTCGAATCTGTTTGATGGTTGGGATTATACTGATATTTGTAGTTATTTTGATCATGATGACGGCCTTACGCCTACAGGGGGAGGAAGTGGGGGTAGTGGTGGAGACTATTATCCACCGATTAAAGATTGTGCCGAAGTAGAGAATGGTTCGGCATATTTTGATCCGAACTGTGGTTGCATTGGAGGGACTACGGGGATAACGGCTTGTAAAGATATTATGAATAAAACAACAGACTCATGTATTTCAAAAACTGTAAAAGCGGCTTTAGATGCAAATAAAGATATTATTGGCATGATAGGAGGTATTATTTCTTTATTTGATGCGAGTAAAACGGTAACATTAAATATTTATGATGGAACGACAGATCATGGTACACCAGGGCAATATAAAGGTGGCAGTTTTGTAAACAACGTATTTCAAGCGAATATTACATTACAAACTTCCTATTTTAAAAATTCATCAAAAGAAAGTGTTATTTCTACTCTTATTCATGAATCTGTTCACGCTTACATCCATACTTCAGGTAGTAAGGTTCTGGAAGGAGATCATGAAGAGATTTCAAAAAAATATATTGAACCAATGGCAGCATATTTACAAAGTTATTTTGGAATGAATATTAAAGATGCTTATTCAATGGCATGGAGTGGAGTTGCAGATTCAAAAGCTTATATTGATGCAAAAGGTACGGATACATTTAAAATGAGTGATGGGAATACAATTACAAAAGATGAAATAGATAATTTAGCACTCCCATATAAAGAGAATGGCAACGATCCTCAGTTTAAAAAGGGCACCCCTATTTGTAATTAA
- a CDS encoding HEPN domain-containing protein (product_source=COG2250; cog=COG2250; pfam=PF05168; superfamily=54403,81593), whose translation MILKMKGGIMRNKCLNLSHSATKEETVMGLLKGVTVAAPIQYIYLHNNFFAGRAVQEMLIMVQFKHVRILNELTPVLNIVFNEQTEFSYRVFHVHEVERALLAGSLFFYYATAAQNCLFSKSGNFLECGAPEFIADRVSSAYQQETNKANKFLAGANFYFKQQNFEHCAFMLHQVFDLMYRAVEILVMGKDKKTHRISAHQLYVKAYVKPLSELFNDEEELCLLHLLDEAYLAVRYENNYTISEPDVMRLFEKVDLLYRVAEQVYQGIMNNHFDQQVTEMRVG comes from the coding sequence ATGATATTAAAGATGAAAGGTGGCATTATGCGGAATAAATGCTTAAACCTTAGCCATAGTGCCACAAAAGAAGAAACCGTAATGGGCTTATTAAAGGGGGTTACGGTTGCGGCACCCATTCAATATATTTATCTCCATAACAATTTTTTCGCCGGTAGAGCTGTGCAGGAAATGCTGATTATGGTTCAGTTTAAACATGTGCGTATTTTAAACGAATTAACGCCAGTATTAAATATTGTATTTAATGAGCAAACGGAATTTAGTTATCGGGTTTTTCATGTGCACGAAGTTGAGCGGGCCTTGCTAGCGGGCAGTTTGTTTTTTTACTATGCCACTGCAGCTCAAAATTGTTTATTTAGTAAATCTGGAAATTTTCTTGAATGTGGAGCACCTGAGTTCATTGCAGATCGGGTGAGCAGCGCTTATCAACAGGAAACGAATAAGGCCAACAAATTTCTGGCGGGAGCTAATTTCTATTTTAAACAGCAAAATTTCGAACATTGTGCTTTTATGCTGCACCAGGTTTTCGATTTAATGTACAGAGCAGTTGAAATTTTGGTAATGGGAAAGGATAAAAAAACACACCGCATCAGTGCCCATCAATTATATGTTAAGGCCTATGTTAAGCCGCTTTCTGAGCTGTTTAATGATGAAGAAGAACTTTGCTTGTTACATTTACTTGATGAAGCCTACCTGGCTGTTCGCTACGAAAACAATTATACGATCAGTGAGCCGGATGTGATGCGACTGTTTGAAAAAGTAGATTTATTGTATCGTGTTGCAGAACAGGTTTATCAGGGCATTATGAATAATCATTTCGATCAGCAGGTTACTGAAATGCGTGTTGGTTAA
- a CDS encoding hypothetical protein (product_source=Hypo-rule applied; cleavage_site_network=SignalP-noTM) yields MKKIIFIINIFCALTFSSKAQGTLSRLTSSNVSDISNYISANYKLKEKNLDTLCLYTTVFAKFKVSNSRQISDLSLSANIPDMIKLSLEKAIKSSNGHWSNLDIDLEYFSNRIFVLPIVISYGRGCAGGDGELSLTVPVEDWRKIYNTARAANYAILDILKFNGKNLDKLECVLLAPLSLGDK; encoded by the coding sequence ATGAAAAAAATAATCTTTATTATCAATATATTTTGTGCTCTTACTTTTAGCTCAAAAGCTCAGGGTACGTTAAGCAGACTAACATCTTCAAATGTTTCTGATATTAGTAATTACATTTCAGCTAATTATAAGTTAAAGGAAAAAAATCTGGATACGCTTTGTTTATATACTACTGTATTTGCGAAGTTTAAGGTTTCAAATAGTAGGCAAATTAGTGATCTCTCTCTGTCAGCAAATATTCCGGATATGATCAAATTGAGTTTGGAGAAAGCAATAAAATCATCAAATGGTCACTGGAGCAATCTTGATATTGATTTGGAGTATTTCTCCAATAGGATATTTGTTTTACCAATTGTTATATCTTATGGAAGAGGATGTGCAGGAGGAGATGGTGAATTATCTTTAACCGTTCCTGTAGAGGACTGGAGGAAAATTTATAATACCGCCCGCGCCGCAAATTATGCAATACTGGATATTTTAAAATTTAATGGAAAAAACCTGGATAAATTGGAGTGTGTACTGCTGGCTCCTTTGAGTCTTGGAGATAAATAA
- a CDS encoding hypothetical protein (product_source=Hypo-rule applied; superfamily=54160), whose protein sequence is MEGNSNFKKETMAFIDAIENFFLSDGVGHHLNFLKNWINPSQNEFDYLPQKHPAKLLGFYEKLVPLFDYSDLIFNRIEADTAFVKAIELDECNLERESVVLEYCPKLLSKGEMKNPKFTFLDIFIFFESDSYKMVYKEWLLAGLENKLDLDWDQYVAAFYENTMKMLEACWLIHERVITKNSFKSIDRYYHMAMFESTSPLAFDQELFDDPFKAIEFFFSLDNLAGHKTYLKKWYKMALSEEHRLSDVADYFFLYNQFTKLLNAGYLIAAKKLIYQEALPEGLITEDRFITSEVYNKGLCEVNTLPAEHIENPYRFVTSFFIPEKIKQLRLGLLEWLYAAFSTGSSIKLMDKEFLFEQYEAMLMIVEAFFIMIGNPSLSDDIKDERWHYAE, encoded by the coding sequence ATGGAAGGGAACTCAAATTTTAAAAAAGAAACGATGGCTTTTATTGATGCCATTGAAAACTTTTTTTTATCAGATGGTGTAGGCCATCATTTAAATTTTTTAAAAAACTGGATAAACCCATCCCAAAACGAATTCGATTATTTGCCGCAAAAGCACCCCGCAAAGCTATTGGGTTTTTATGAAAAACTGGTGCCGCTGTTTGATTATTCGGATTTAATTTTTAACCGGATTGAAGCTGATACTGCATTTGTAAAAGCGATTGAGCTTGATGAATGTAATTTGGAACGCGAATCGGTTGTGCTTGAATATTGCCCGAAACTGTTGAGCAAGGGCGAAATGAAAAATCCTAAATTTACTTTTTTAGATATTTTTATCTTCTTTGAATCGGATAGCTATAAGATGGTTTACAAGGAATGGTTACTGGCCGGATTGGAAAATAAGCTCGATCTGGATTGGGATCAATATGTTGCCGCGTTTTACGAGAATACCATGAAAATGCTGGAGGCCTGTTGGCTCATCCATGAAAGGGTTATCACTAAAAATAGTTTTAAGAGCATCGATCGCTATTACCATATGGCCATGTTCGAAAGTACATCGCCTTTGGCTTTCGATCAGGAATTATTTGATGATCCATTTAAAGCAATTGAATTTTTCTTTAGTTTGGATAACCTTGCGGGGCATAAAACATACCTGAAAAAATGGTATAAAATGGCCTTATCAGAGGAACACCGTTTAAGTGATGTTGCCGATTATTTTTTCCTCTATAACCAGTTTACGAAATTGCTTAACGCAGGTTATTTAATTGCAGCCAAAAAACTGATTTATCAGGAAGCCTTGCCTGAAGGATTAATTACTGAAGATCGTTTTATTACAAGCGAAGTGTACAACAAAGGCCTTTGTGAAGTAAATACATTACCAGCCGAACACATCGAAAATCCTTATCGCTTTGTAACGTCTTTTTTTATTCCTGAAAAAATTAAACAATTGCGCTTAGGCCTTTTAGAGTGGTTGTATGCTGCATTTAGTACCGGGAGCAGCATTAAACTGATGGATAAAGAATTTTTGTTTGAGCAGTACGAAGCCATGCTGATGATCGTTGAAGCTTTCTTTATAATGATCGGTAATCCTTCACTAAGTGATGATATTAAAGATGAAAGGTGGCATTATGCGGAATAA
- a CDS encoding hypothetical protein (product_source=Hypo-rule applied; cath_funfam=2.30.110.10; transmembrane_helix_parts=Inside_1_19,TMhelix_20_39,Outside_40_234), producing MATILSLKRAPLFVINMKKYTHYVLIFIFNHIAINIFAQKNHIVPPINITLMHTFLQKNADSTILFERVNYKINRPEFFIISKVGDTVSIYNYQQLKEVDKRILLPKAIRYKLHKRNRLDYLSEPIDINIYFNPIYLNRDSSVIFWNALLKQQPWQINDDSIDGESCPNAKNGYDRNIYDGGGISLYLITKDKIKRLYFYAPQYYEKEICPGRKGRQAIIGIEKLFKTYFKDEW from the coding sequence ATGGCAACGATCCTCAGTTTAAAAAGGGCACCCCTATTTGTAATTAATATGAAAAAATATACCCACTATGTTTTAATATTTATTTTTAATCATATAGCAATAAATATTTTTGCTCAAAAAAATCATATTGTTCCTCCAATAAATATTACACTAATGCATACATTTTTGCAAAAAAATGCAGATAGTACAATTCTTTTTGAAAGAGTGAATTACAAAATTAATAGACCAGAATTTTTCATAATTAGTAAAGTAGGTGATACTGTATCAATATACAATTATCAGCAACTAAAGGAGGTAGATAAAAGAATTTTGCTCCCTAAAGCTATTAGATATAAACTTCATAAGAGAAATAGACTGGATTACTTAAGTGAACCAATAGATATCAATATTTATTTTAATCCAATTTATTTAAATAGGGATAGTAGTGTGATATTTTGGAACGCTTTGTTAAAGCAGCAACCTTGGCAAATCAATGATGATTCTATTGATGGTGAAAGTTGTCCCAACGCCAAAAACGGCTACGATAGGAACATTTATGATGGCGGTGGAATAAGTCTTTATCTAATTACAAAAGATAAAATTAAACGGTTATATTTTTATGCTCCTCAATATTATGAAAAAGAGATCTGTCCGGGAAGAAAGGGTAGACAAGCTATAATTGGAATTGAAAAATTGTTTAAAACTTACTTTAAAGATGAATGGTAG
- a CDS encoding hypothetical protein (product_source=Hypo-rule applied; cleavage_site_network=SignalP-noTM; superfamily=46942) yields the protein MKCKIIFIIIFTMHSAIIFAQKHNAAPLYKFLKTNADSTIVMSYESAWEIDPAYYMLSKKGDTLSAYTYKARYNVDQRSKIPHNLRYRLYQNTQVPADVNSYFNIKYLPVDSLKNFWKELITLQPWHIDDDKINGAGCPIYKDSLQRQIRDASFIKLHLITKKRIKELSFYAPEYYENKICPGSAGRKAILKIEKLFVAYIEK from the coding sequence ATGAAGTGCAAAATAATATTTATTATAATTTTCACTATGCATAGCGCAATAATTTTTGCCCAAAAACACAACGCTGCTCCTTTATATAAATTTTTAAAGACTAATGCAGACAGCACAATTGTTATGAGTTATGAGAGTGCGTGGGAGATTGATCCAGCGTATTATATGTTAAGCAAAAAAGGCGATACGCTTAGTGCCTATACTTACAAAGCTAGATATAATGTTGATCAACGGAGTAAAATTCCTCATAATTTGAGATATAGGCTTTATCAAAATACGCAAGTACCTGCCGATGTAAATTCTTATTTTAATATTAAGTATTTACCAGTTGACAGTCTTAAAAATTTCTGGAAAGAACTTATCACCTTACAGCCATGGCATATTGATGATGATAAAATTAATGGAGCGGGCTGCCCTATTTATAAGGACAGTTTGCAAAGGCAAATACGTGATGCCTCATTTATAAAATTACATTTAATAACAAAAAAAAGGATAAAAGAGTTGAGTTTTTATGCCCCCGAATATTATGAAAATAAAATTTGTCCAGGCAGTGCAGGAAGAAAGGCTATTCTTAAAATTGAAAAATTATTTGTCGCGTATATCGAAAAATGA
- a CDS encoding ligand-binding sensor domain-containing protein/signal transduction histidine kinase/CheY-like chemotaxis protein/AraC-like DNA-binding protein (product_source=COG3292/COG0642/COG0784/COG2207; cath_funfam=1.10.10.60,1.10.287.130,2.30.29.30,3.30.565.10,3.40.50.2300; cog=COG0642,COG0784,COG2207,COG3292; pfam=PF00072,PF00512,PF02518,PF07494,PF07495,PF12833; smart=SM00342,SM00387,SM00388,SM00448; superfamily=46689,52172,55874,63829; transmembrane_helix_parts=Outside_1_817,TMhelix_818_840,Inside_841_1376), whose protein sequence is MPNVFDFIIETFCTFNQVKANHPSLCANMKYLLTFTLVFFIIVSNAQNKYAFKHLNVENGLSQSSVLSIAQDTRGFIWFGTRFGLNKYDSQSFKVYNHDNNNEKSLSSPAYLSSLLALRDGTLLVGTQQGLNKYNEGDDNFDCYAHNKKDPNSISSSNISCIYQDKKGRVWIGTTSGLNLLNSNGKYKFKRFLYGQKQRQQIYAITEDHNGTLWLSTTYGLMNMSFKEGKIHFRYFKDFSEELNKAIDNHITTMVEDRENNLWIGTKQTGVSKLNLSTEAITTYRYSSLNKEGISSNNVRKIMMDQEGQLWIGTLHGINIYNPANKNFSALHNIPEDPSSLSQNSVYDIYQDRQGIIWVGTYYGAINMIYPNYTPFKVYRSTTATNGLSSNVVSTIMEDQYQNLWIGTEGEGLNYYDRKNNTFTRYKNNPNDPKSLSANLVKSVIRDKKNRVWIGTHYGGLNLFQPETKTFIRYTSRKNDTSSISSDEITTVFEDSYGRFWVGTNGGLNRFNSTTGQFIRNRVNGLNKAIRYIFEDDKQNLWVATDSGLYQLKKGSQQFVSRVAADPEILKYNEITCLTGDKGGYLLLGTMRNGLFKLNPDRHSYTRVTTFDGLPSNTIMGILEDDFNNLWITTDKGLCKYNPRQKTFKTYNVKDGLPGNEFNYKSFLKDSKGAFFFGGLSGMVSFFPNGIKENKNTPPVIFTGLKLFNKPIALNTDDGLLKQNISTIKSITFESDQNVFSIDFTLLNFIKADKNRFAYKLDGFEKNWNYVDIPSASYTNLSPGNYTLMVKGSNNDGLWTKETSTLAIQILPPFYKTWWAYLFYFCAFAAISIVFIRYLLIKAVLKKEKEINEHKLEFFTNISHEIRTPLTLIVGPLDKLIENAKDDPALNRDLQPIKNNAHRLMNLVTELLDFRKAESGKMALHVSPGDVVKFCREIFLAFQNMAISKNIDYQFETAQAEIELYFDKVQMEKVMFNLLSNAFKFTPVNGKISLKIETEKQLVNIKICDNGKGIPLENQASLFTNFYQANASTTIGTGLGLSFSKSIVELHHGQISFESTPKNDKAFGNTAFTVSLKIGKAHFNPSDFIPDYVYYDDALNYNLGATQVTEQIKQDDVLPDTSEKKRKNSILLVEDNEDVRAFIKQALSPSYQIYERENGSTGLDCALDLIPDLIISDVMMPIMDGLELCRKLKTDERTSHIPVVLLTARSAYVHQVNGFENGADAYIMKPFNLKILELNIQNLLNARETIKQKFAQVIMLEPKNMVINTTEQNFLNKIIQVIEDRIADPDFDVPTLSSEIGMSQPVLYKKIRALTDLSVNDFIKSLRIKRAAQLLKQNSGNIAEIAYAVGFNDRKYFSSEFKKHFGKTPSEFMGND, encoded by the coding sequence TTGCCAAACGTATTTGATTTTATAATAGAAACATTTTGTACTTTTAATCAGGTAAAAGCTAACCACCCCTCACTTTGTGCCAACATGAAATACCTGCTAACCTTCACTTTAGTATTTTTTATCATTGTAAGTAATGCCCAAAACAAATACGCTTTTAAACACCTTAATGTAGAAAATGGACTTTCACAGAGTTCGGTACTCTCTATCGCGCAGGATACCAGAGGTTTTATCTGGTTTGGCACCCGGTTTGGGTTAAACAAATACGACTCTCAATCTTTTAAAGTATATAATCACGACAATAACAATGAGAAAAGCCTGAGTAGTCCGGCTTATCTTTCTTCACTTTTAGCCTTAAGGGATGGAACATTATTAGTTGGCACCCAACAAGGGCTAAATAAATATAATGAAGGTGATGATAACTTCGACTGCTATGCACACAATAAGAAAGATCCGAACAGCATTAGCAGCTCCAATATTAGTTGCATTTATCAGGATAAAAAGGGCCGTGTGTGGATCGGTACAACGAGTGGTTTAAATTTACTCAACAGCAACGGAAAATATAAATTTAAGCGCTTTCTATATGGGCAAAAGCAACGCCAACAAATTTATGCCATAACAGAAGATCATAATGGAACATTATGGCTAAGTACCACTTATGGCTTAATGAACATGAGTTTTAAAGAAGGAAAAATACATTTCAGGTATTTTAAAGACTTTAGCGAAGAGTTGAACAAGGCCATCGATAACCACATTACCACTATGGTCGAAGACCGTGAAAATAATTTATGGATCGGGACCAAACAAACCGGTGTAAGCAAGTTAAACCTTAGTACGGAAGCCATTACCACCTACCGATACTCCAGTCTTAACAAAGAGGGCATTAGCAGCAATAATGTCCGCAAAATTATGATGGACCAGGAAGGTCAATTATGGATCGGAACATTACATGGTATTAATATTTACAATCCCGCCAACAAAAATTTCAGCGCCCTACATAATATCCCCGAAGATCCTTCCAGCCTAAGCCAAAACTCAGTTTACGATATTTATCAGGATCGGCAGGGCATAATATGGGTAGGCACCTATTACGGCGCCATTAACATGATTTATCCCAATTACACGCCCTTTAAGGTTTATAGAAGCACTACCGCAACAAATGGCTTAAGCAGTAATGTAGTCAGCACCATTATGGAAGATCAGTACCAAAATCTTTGGATTGGTACCGAAGGCGAAGGGCTTAATTATTACGACCGGAAAAACAACACTTTTACCCGGTATAAAAACAACCCGAACGATCCCAAAAGCTTAAGTGCAAACCTGGTAAAATCGGTTATACGGGATAAAAAAAACAGAGTCTGGATTGGAACCCATTATGGAGGCCTAAACCTTTTTCAGCCAGAAACCAAAACTTTTATCAGATATACCAGTCGCAAAAACGATACTTCATCTATTAGCAGTGATGAAATTACGACCGTTTTTGAAGATAGCTATGGGCGCTTTTGGGTAGGTACCAACGGTGGCTTAAACAGATTTAATAGCACTACAGGTCAGTTTATCCGCAATCGGGTAAACGGGTTAAATAAAGCTATACGTTATATTTTTGAAGATGACAAACAAAACCTGTGGGTGGCAACCGACTCAGGCCTTTACCAGTTAAAAAAAGGTAGCCAACAATTTGTGAGCCGTGTTGCTGCCGATCCTGAAATTTTAAAATATAACGAAATCACTTGTTTAACTGGAGATAAAGGAGGGTACTTACTCCTGGGTACCATGCGTAATGGTTTATTTAAGCTCAACCCCGATCGCCATAGTTATACCAGAGTAACCACCTTTGATGGCTTACCCAGCAACACCATCATGGGTATACTCGAAGATGATTTTAATAACCTATGGATAACTACAGACAAAGGTTTATGTAAATACAACCCCAGGCAGAAAACGTTTAAAACCTACAACGTTAAAGATGGCCTGCCAGGCAACGAATTTAATTACAAATCGTTTTTAAAAGACAGTAAAGGTGCCTTTTTCTTTGGCGGATTAAGTGGGATGGTGAGCTTTTTCCCAAACGGGATTAAAGAGAATAAAAATACGCCGCCTGTTATTTTTACCGGATTAAAATTGTTTAATAAACCAATAGCCCTGAATACCGATGATGGTTTACTTAAACAAAACATCAGCACCATTAAATCAATTACCTTCGAATCAGACCAGAATGTATTTTCTATTGATTTTACCCTGCTTAACTTTATAAAAGCTGATAAAAACCGGTTTGCCTATAAGCTAGACGGTTTTGAAAAAAACTGGAACTATGTAGATATCCCATCAGCAAGCTATACTAACCTATCGCCAGGAAACTATACCCTTATGGTTAAAGGAAGTAATAATGATGGCCTTTGGACTAAAGAAACAAGTACATTAGCTATTCAGATTTTGCCGCCATTTTATAAAACCTGGTGGGCCTATCTGTTTTACTTTTGTGCTTTTGCAGCCATTTCTATTGTGTTTATACGCTATTTGTTAATAAAAGCTGTACTTAAAAAAGAAAAAGAAATTAATGAGCACAAGCTCGAGTTTTTTACCAATATTTCTCACGAGATCCGCACGCCTCTAACCCTCATTGTTGGTCCGTTAGATAAATTGATCGAAAACGCAAAAGATGATCCTGCCCTGAACCGGGATCTGCAACCTATAAAAAATAATGCCCACCGTTTAATGAACCTGGTTACCGAACTGCTCGATTTTAGAAAGGCAGAAAGCGGAAAAATGGCACTACATGTAAGTCCCGGCGATGTGGTAAAATTCTGTAGGGAAATATTTCTGGCTTTTCAGAACATGGCCATTTCTAAAAACATCGATTATCAGTTTGAAACCGCACAAGCAGAAATTGAGCTTTATTTTGATAAAGTCCAGATGGAAAAAGTGATGTTCAACCTGCTTTCTAATGCCTTTAAGTTTACACCTGTAAACGGAAAAATTAGCCTAAAAATAGAAACAGAAAAACAATTGGTTAATATAAAGATCTGTGATAACGGCAAGGGCATTCCATTAGAAAACCAGGCCAGTTTATTCACTAATTTTTATCAGGCCAATGCCTCTACCACTATTGGTACAGGTTTGGGCTTATCATTCTCTAAAAGCATTGTAGAACTGCATCATGGCCAGATCAGCTTCGAAAGTACACCTAAAAACGACAAAGCTTTTGGCAATACCGCTTTCACAGTAAGTTTAAAAATAGGGAAGGCACATTTTAATCCATCCGATTTTATCCCTGATTATGTTTATTATGATGATGCCTTAAATTATAACCTTGGCGCAACGCAGGTAACCGAACAAATTAAGCAAGATGATGTACTGCCAGATACCTCAGAGAAAAAGAGAAAAAACAGCATCTTACTCGTAGAAGATAATGAAGATGTAAGAGCCTTTATTAAACAGGCTTTAAGCCCTTCGTACCAGATTTATGAGCGCGAAAATGGGTCTACCGGGCTAGACTGTGCATTAGATCTGATTCCTGATTTAATTATCAGTGACGTAATGATGCCCATAATGGATGGCTTAGAATTATGCCGGAAACTTAAAACCGATGAGCGAACCAGCCATATTCCTGTGGTTTTATTAACGGCAAGATCGGCTTACGTACACCAGGTAAACGGTTTCGAAAATGGTGCCGATGCTTATATCATGAAGCCATTTAACCTAAAAATATTGGAGTTGAACATCCAGAACCTGTTAAACGCCAGAGAAACGATAAAACAAAAGTTTGCACAGGTAATCATGCTCGAGCCTAAAAACATGGTGATTAACACCACAGAGCAAAACTTTTTGAATAAAATTATCCAGGTTATCGAAGACCGGATTGCCGATCCTGATTTTGATGTACCCACCCTATCTTCAGAAATTGGCATGAGCCAACCTGTACTATACAAAAAAATAAGGGCACTTACCGACCTTTCGGTAAACGACTTTATTAAATCGTTGCGGATAAAAAGAGCAGCTCAATTACTCAAGCAAAACTCAGGCAATATTGCCGAAATAGCCTATGCAGTAGGTTTTAATGACCGGAAATATTTTAGTTCAGAATTTAAAAAACATTTCGGCAAAACCCCGAGTGAGTTTATGGGTAATGATTAG